The Coffea eugenioides isolate CCC68of chromosome 8, Ceug_1.0, whole genome shotgun sequence genome has a segment encoding these proteins:
- the LOC113780193 gene encoding putative disease resistance protein RGA1 has product MISVSPGKAKANRSLYIVAGVFEKFTERVIKAVMFSQREAKALEVEMVYTQHLLLGLIAEDRASGGFLGSGITIEMALQAIQSIWHIDTDEEEENGKGNGSGLGPEGIYELCLNDNETSFLEMEQVQQFSSSSSVSLQESLMINTLQFNLSMGCYNSIVFLTHLKLRAYPHIGRDDTRMRCEERSHVMEAFVGILIDTLNSMIQKEHRLPCGVATNMQKLSSLLSTIKEVLEDAEQQRFTNKAIQLWFKELNVVACEIDDVLDDYAAEASRVKYKKSGCLSFMCYPVAGNLVFRHRIGTRMKEILEKFNAIADEQTKLGLSDQKRGSYFNASRETGSTVNEPEVLGRDEEKGQIVDILMKEKDRDDQNVSVLPIVGVGGLGKTTLAQLVFNDERIVTHFEPKLWVWVSEDFDGKRIIKALIESVEKTFIGDLPLDTLESNLQELLRGKRYLIVLDDVWNENPREWKKLKSVLECGSSGSSIVVTTRMEKVATIMGTLQTYYLSSLSENLCWSLFRQRAFGRQEAKEYPNLVVIEKEIVKKCGGVPLAATALGDFLRFKREENEWNYVKCSEIWNLPEDKVHILPALRLSYLNLPVELRGCFAYCAVFPKGSKIKKEEVIHLWMANGLISSNETMEVEDVGVAVLTELYYRSLFQAVKEDEFGNALTFKMHDLVHDLARSVMDAKHGGTESNRAMMLDITGTGQFSSFLSKCGSLRALIVRSAQSEEVLTKLPPAVSKLKHLRHLDLSGSDIDELPNSICDLWNLQILNLNDCEYLRCLPKGMRFLRNLRHLCLQRCGNLTDMPNGTGKLTCLRTLSMVVLGGQKGFQLSELRDLNELRGELIIRNLERVEDKKDVVEACLIRKQSLRRLYLYFNWGSERTLQWYKDEEVLEALKPFANLQSLHIEGFNGSSFPAWFSTVTTVRVYNSATDYIVESTATAATRSPSLKTLVLWDMPNLQGMLKREVQTLVFSQLQSLYFLDCPTLMLPLPRMPSLKELDVNMCPNMAWDSISTLTSLNSLEVGNIEGLSCFPEEMLQNLSLLESLKIKQMKILQALPRSFASLTALKELTIEECPKLESLPEEGLRGLASLQELHLFDCFNLVSLSMGTKALKSLTHLRIFGSNATALPEEVKHFPALQELELESFSNLTSLPDWFGDHLTSLRHLTLWSCPKLKTLPSSIQMMTTLQSLTIRHCDLLGPRCERGGEEWHIPYLKIE; this is encoded by the exons AATATATGAACTCTGCCTGAATGACAATGAGACATCTTTCTTGGAGATGGAGCAAGTCCAACAATTTTCCTCCTCCTCATCAGTATCGCTGCAGGAGAGCTTAATGATCAACACCTTGCAGTTTAATCTTTCA ATGGGATGTTATAACAGCATAGTTTTCCTGACACATTTGAAGCTACGAgcctatccccacattggaagggacgaCACTCGTATGAGGTGTGAGGAAAG GTCACACGTGATGGAAGCATTTGTGGGAATTCTCATAGATACTTTGAATTCCATGATCCAGAAGGAGCATAGATTGCCTTGTGGTGTTGCAACCAACATGCAAAAGCTTTCAAGCTTGCTCTCCACCATCAAGGAAGTCCTTGAAGATGCAGAGCAGCAGCGATTCACAAACAAGGCAATACAACTCTGGTTTAAGGAGCTCAATGTTGTTGCCTGTGAAATCGATGATGTATTAGATGACTACGCAGCTGAAGCCTCAAGAGTCAAGTACAAAAAGTCTGGTTGTTTAAGTTTTATGTGTTACCCTGTAGCAGGAAACTTAGTGTTTCGTCACAGGATTGGGACAAGGATGAAGGAGATCCTTGAAAAATTTAATGCAATTGCTGATGAGCAAACAAAGCTTGGTTTGAGTGATCAGAAGCGTGGGAGCTATTTCAATGCAAGCCGTGAGACTGGATCCACGGTAAATGAACCTGAAGTTCTTGGAAGGGACGAGGAAAAAGGGCAGATTGTAGACATCTTGATGAAAGAAAAGGATAGAGATGATCAGAATGTATCAGTGCTCCCTATAGTGGGTGTTGGAGGCCTTGGAAAGACAACACTTGCCCAATTGGTGTTTAATGATGAGCGCATAGTCACTCATTTTGAGCCAAAACTCTGGGTTTGGGTTTCAGAGGATTTCGATGGGAAGAGGATTATAAAAGCCTTAATTGAGTCTGTAGAAAAGACTTTTATTGGAGACTTACCCTTGGATACTCTCGAAAGCAATCTTCAAGAGTTATTGAGAGGGAAAAGATACTTGATTGTACTGGATGATGTCTGGAATGAGAATCCACGGGAATGGAAGAAGCTGAAATCTGTTCTGGAATGCGGATCAAGTGGTAGTTCAATTGTCGTGACAACTCGCATGGAGAAGGTTGCCACAATAATGGGCACATTACAAACATATTATCTGTCGAGTTTGTCAGAGAATTTGTGTTGGTCACTATTTAGGCAACGGGCATTTGGCCGTCAAGAGGCTAAAGAATATCCTAACCTTGTAGTTATTGAAAAAGAGATTGTGAAAAAATGTGGTGGTGTTCCGCTGGCTGCAACGGCTCTCGGAGACTTTCTACGATttaaaagggaagaaaatgaatGGAACTACGTGAAGTGCAGTGAAATTTGGAACTTACCTGAAGATAAAGTGCATATCTTGCCCGCATTGAGATTGAGCTACCTTAATCTTCCGGTAGAGTTGAGAGGTTGCTTTGCATATTGTGCAGTATTTCCCAAGGGatctaaaattaaaaaagaagagGTAATACATTTGTGGATGGCAAATGGATTGATTTCATCTAATGAAACGATGGAAGTGGAAGATGTTGGTGTTGCTGTGCTGACTGAACTATATTATAGATCACTATTCCAAGCAGtaaaggaagatgaatttggCAATGCCCTCACTTTTAAGATGCATGATCTTGTCCATGATCTGGCTCGATCAGTAATGGATGCTAAACACGGTGGAACAGAGTCAAATAGAGCCATGATGTTGGATATCACAGGCACTGGCcagttttcttctttcttgtcaAAATGTGGTTCCCTGAGGGCGCTCATTGTAAGATCAGCACAGTCGGAAGAAGTGCTTACTAAGTTGCCACCTGCTGTAAGCAAGCTGAAACATTTAAGGCATTTAGATCTTTCGGGATCTGACATTGATGAACTACCCAATTCAATTTGTGACTTGTGGAATTTGCAAATTTTaaacctaaatgattgtgaataTCTTCGGTGTCTGCCCAAAGGCATGAGATTCCTCAGAAATCTTCGACATCTTTGTCTACAGAGGTGTGGGAATTTGACTGACATGCCAAATGGAACTGGGAAGTTGACTTGCCTGCGGACGTTGAGTATGGTCGTCTTGGGTGGCCAAAAAGGCTTCCAACTAAGTGAGTTGCGAGACTTAAATGAGCTTAGAGGAGAGCTAATAATTAGGAACCTTGAGAGGGTTGAAGATAAAAAGGATGTAGTAGAAGCTTGCTTAATTAGAAAACAGAGTCTCCGCAGGCTGTATTTGTATTTTAATTGGGGTTCTGAAAGAACGCTTCAATGGTACAAAGATGAGGAAGTGCTTGAAGCCTTGAAACCCTTCGCTAACCTTCAATCGCTGCACATAGAAGGCTTCAACGGTTCATCATTTCCGGCTTGGTTTTCAACTGTAACAACTGTTCGTGTGTACAACAGTGCAACGGATTACATAGTTGAGAGTACCGCCACTGCTGCTACAAGGTCCCCATCATTGAAAACACTGGTGTTATGGGACATGCCCAACCTACAAGGAATGTTAAAAAGAGAAGTCCAAACACTAGTGTTCTCTCAACTTCAATCCTTGTATTTTTTGGATTGCCCAACGTTGATGTTGCCATTGCCACGTATGCCGTCCCTAAAGGAGTTAGACGTCAATATGTGCCCGAACATGGCATGGGATTCAATCTCCACTCTCACTAGTCTTAACTCCCTTGAAGTTGGGAACATTGAAGGATTGAGCTGTTTTCCAGAAGAGATGCTACAAAATCTTAGTCTTCTTGAATCGCTGAAAATTAAGCAGATGAAGATTCTGCAAGCCTTACCCAGAAGCTTCGCCAGCCTCACGGCTTTGAAGGAGTTGACCATCGAGGAATGTCCCAAGCTGGAGTCTCTACCAGAAGAAGGATTGCGAGGCCTTGCTTCCTTGCAAGAACTCCATTTGTTCGACTGCTTTAATTTGGTGAGTCTCTCAATGGGGACTAAAGCCCTCAAATCCCTGACTCATCTACGCATCTTCGGGTCAAACGCGACAGCTTTGCCAGAGGAAGTCAAACATTTCCCCGCATTACAAGAACTGGAGCTGGAGAGTTTTTCCAATCTAACTTCATTGCCAGACTGGTTTGGAGACCACCTCACTTCTCTTCGACACCTGACACTATGGTCTTGTCCGAAGCTTAAAACACTTCCATCTAGCATTCAAATGATGACAACACTCCAAAGTTTGACTATACGTCACTGCGACCTACTGGGACCACGGTGTGAAAGGGGAGGAGAGGAGTGGCACATCCCGTACCTGAAAATTGAGTAA